One Thermoplasmata archaeon genomic window carries:
- a CDS encoding DEAD/DEAH box helicase — translation MRIADLGLDPRIVDILKAQGIEDLYPPQAEAIGPALLGENLVLAIPTASGKSLVAYLAILASVLRGGKALYIVPLRALAAEKFEELKAFESVGLKVGVSIGDYDSPDPSLEKFDVIVATSERADSLLRHRLNWLQELTVVVADEVHLINDADRGPTLEVTLAKLRQVNPKAQVLALSATIKNSDELARWLEAEHIRSDWRPVPLKEGVYYDGLVHFTDNSVQEIKAGEDDLTGLVEDIIGSGGQALVFVNTRRSTEALAKSLGTYMKSRLDEKQREQLAKTAQNITREQDEPTSMAARLAKCIEGGVAFHNAGLTNAQRGLVEKAFKRRQLVCLVATPTLAMGVNTPARRVLIRDLNRYDLNMGLSPIPVLEIKQMAGRAGRPKYDTYGEAILFAKDIDEVDELMDEYFRSEPEAIESKLGSEPALRMHVLASVATGHVHTEEDLFAFFNRTFFAFTGDVATIHGKIREVLDFLAKEEFLTRQDGFLKPTFFGKRTSDLYIDPLSAVKMRDSLLSTKAGTFYHLWTICSTPDMPKLYLRRGDYAWVEQKIEQEDLTFPVEDYDFFLAEVKTATLLDDWMTERTEEEVTKKFGVGPGDVRRLTDQAEWLLYSTAELGKIFNKKKVRDLTRLTIRVQYGVKEELLELISLRGVGRVRGRALFACGFRTLRELQKADPNDLARVPAIGPSLAKKIKEQLGETVDVRAIEGQAGLGDFA, via the coding sequence ATGCGCATCGCGGACCTGGGCCTCGACCCTCGCATCGTGGACATCCTGAAGGCCCAGGGCATCGAGGACCTGTATCCGCCGCAGGCCGAGGCGATCGGCCCGGCGCTCCTCGGCGAGAACCTGGTCCTCGCCATCCCTACGGCGAGCGGCAAGTCCCTGGTCGCCTACCTCGCGATCCTGGCTTCCGTGCTCCGAGGGGGCAAAGCCCTCTACATCGTCCCCTTGCGCGCCCTCGCGGCGGAGAAGTTCGAGGAGCTCAAAGCGTTCGAATCGGTCGGGCTCAAGGTCGGCGTGAGCATCGGGGACTACGACTCGCCCGATCCGTCCCTGGAGAAGTTCGACGTGATCGTGGCGACGTCGGAACGCGCGGACTCGCTCCTGAGGCACCGGCTCAACTGGCTCCAGGAGCTGACCGTGGTCGTCGCCGATGAGGTCCACCTGATCAACGACGCGGACCGCGGCCCGACCCTGGAGGTCACCCTGGCGAAGCTGCGGCAGGTGAACCCCAAGGCCCAAGTCCTCGCCCTGAGTGCGACGATCAAGAACAGCGACGAGCTCGCGCGGTGGCTCGAGGCCGAGCACATCAGGAGCGACTGGCGGCCCGTGCCGCTCAAGGAGGGCGTGTACTACGACGGCCTCGTGCACTTCACGGACAACTCGGTCCAGGAGATCAAGGCGGGCGAGGACGATCTCACGGGTCTCGTCGAGGACATCATCGGATCCGGAGGACAAGCCCTCGTGTTCGTGAACACGCGGCGCTCGACGGAGGCCCTGGCGAAAAGCCTTGGCACGTACATGAAGTCGAGACTTGACGAGAAGCAGAGGGAGCAGCTCGCCAAGACCGCTCAGAACATCACGCGAGAACAGGACGAGCCCACGTCGATGGCCGCCCGTCTCGCGAAGTGCATCGAGGGAGGCGTGGCATTCCACAACGCCGGCCTCACCAACGCGCAACGCGGACTCGTCGAGAAGGCATTCAAGCGACGCCAGCTGGTTTGCCTCGTCGCCACACCGACCCTCGCGATGGGTGTGAATACCCCGGCCCGCCGCGTGCTGATTCGTGACCTGAACCGGTACGATCTGAACATGGGCCTCTCGCCGATCCCGGTCCTCGAGATCAAGCAGATGGCCGGCCGTGCGGGCCGCCCGAAGTACGACACGTACGGCGAGGCCATCCTGTTCGCCAAAGACATCGACGAGGTGGACGAGCTCATGGACGAGTACTTCCGGAGCGAGCCCGAGGCGATCGAGTCCAAGCTCGGCTCCGAACCCGCCCTGCGCATGCACGTCCTCGCGAGCGTGGCCACAGGCCACGTGCACACGGAGGAGGACCTGTTCGCCTTCTTCAATCGCACCTTCTTCGCGTTCACGGGCGATGTGGCCACGATCCACGGGAAGATCCGCGAGGTCCTCGACTTCCTCGCAAAGGAGGAGTTCCTCACCCGCCAGGACGGTTTCCTCAAGCCCACGTTCTTCGGAAAGCGCACGTCGGACCTGTACATCGACCCGCTCAGCGCGGTCAAGATGCGCGACTCCCTCCTGTCCACGAAGGCGGGGACGTTCTACCACCTGTGGACGATCTGCTCGACTCCGGACATGCCCAAGCTCTATCTGCGCCGCGGCGACTACGCGTGGGTGGAGCAGAAGATCGAGCAGGAGGACCTCACGTTCCCCGTGGAGGACTACGACTTCTTCCTGGCGGAGGTGAAGACCGCCACGTTGCTCGACGATTGGATGACCGAACGGACGGAGGAGGAGGTCACGAAGAAGTTCGGCGTCGGTCCGGGCGATGTGCGGCGGCTTACGGATCAGGCGGAGTGGCTCCTGTACTCCACGGCGGAGCTCGGGAAGATCTTCAACAAGAAGAAGGTCCGCGACCTCACGCGGCTCACGATCCGCGTGCAATACGGCGTCAAGGAGGAACTGCTCGAGCTCATCTCGCTCCGCGGCGTGGGCCGCGTCCGTGGCCGGGCGCTGTTCGCATGCGGCTTCCGCACGTTGCGGGAACTCCAGAAGGCGGATCCGAACGACCTCGCGCGCGTCCCGGCCATCGGTCCCTCCCTGGCGAAGAAGATCAAGGAACAGCTGGGCGAGACCGTGGACGTGAGGGCGATCGAAGGCCAAGCGGGACTGGGGGACTTCGCATGA
- the cgi121 gene encoding KEOPS complex subunit Cgi121, producing the protein MTHACAGAHGTVGDRDGILQQAAAWGRERTSEVLLADASVVFGREHLESAASHAERARASETMATRSLSMEALLYLSGERQVTDAVRLAGIKDGTRVIAVLVFGNAPVEDLLSRLGWARDDAVLDARDKDLGVLGITAAERDTVPEERVVDLALERTALVDLEK; encoded by the coding sequence ATGACCCATGCGTGCGCCGGAGCGCACGGGACCGTGGGAGACCGCGACGGGATCCTCCAGCAGGCCGCCGCCTGGGGCCGGGAGCGGACCTCCGAGGTCCTCCTCGCCGACGCATCCGTCGTATTCGGCCGGGAGCATCTGGAATCCGCGGCCTCGCATGCGGAACGCGCGCGGGCTTCTGAGACCATGGCCACGCGGTCCCTCTCCATGGAAGCGCTGCTCTACCTCTCCGGAGAGCGTCAGGTGACAGATGCCGTCCGACTCGCCGGAATCAAGGACGGGACACGGGTCATCGCCGTGCTCGTCTTCGGAAACGCCCCCGTGGAAGACCTCCTCTCCCGCCTTGGTTGGGCGCGGGACGACGCCGTACTCGATGCGCGGGACAAGGACCTGGGAGTCCTAGGGATCACCGCCGCGGAGCGCGACACGGTGCCCGAGGAGCGTGTGGTCGACCTGGCCCTCGAACGGACCGCCCTGGTGGACCTCGAAAAGTGA
- a CDS encoding MBL fold metallo-hydrolase — translation MVPRGFEDAMPFEHLPFDAESYLTDIRMFQQEGFGAIYLIDDDRKAIVETGTSHEVDRLLAAVKSFGLTPADIDALIVSHIHLDHAGGAGFLLPSMPNAKVYVHERGYKHLVDPTRLVASALSALGPEAEYFGTMRPIPADRLVSVHDGLTLDLGKHELLCLDSPGHAPHELTILDRLNGCVYTGDAAGLYFPGDEILMPVAPAPAFDLEKNLQTFERLLRLEPRTLLFSHSGPHTKPKEAIERMMTLYPAWSRIVKERLGTAGEDAVLREMYEMTVRGPSRYTREFLERRIRTSIMGLADYHARMEHAAPQR, via the coding sequence ATGGTCCCCCGAGGCTTCGAGGACGCGATGCCGTTCGAGCACCTCCCGTTCGACGCAGAGTCGTACCTGACGGACATCCGGATGTTTCAGCAGGAAGGGTTCGGTGCCATCTACCTGATCGACGACGACCGGAAGGCGATCGTGGAGACGGGCACGTCCCACGAGGTGGACCGACTCCTCGCGGCCGTGAAGTCCTTCGGGCTCACGCCTGCAGACATCGACGCGCTCATCGTGTCCCACATCCACCTCGACCATGCGGGGGGCGCCGGCTTCCTCCTTCCGTCGATGCCCAACGCCAAGGTCTACGTCCATGAGCGGGGATACAAGCACCTGGTCGACCCGACGCGGCTCGTGGCGAGCGCGCTGTCCGCGCTCGGTCCCGAGGCCGAGTACTTCGGGACCATGCGGCCCATCCCGGCGGACCGCCTCGTCTCCGTCCACGACGGCCTCACGCTCGACCTGGGGAAGCACGAGCTCCTGTGCCTGGATTCCCCCGGCCACGCGCCCCACGAGCTCACGATCCTGGACCGCCTCAACGGGTGCGTGTACACGGGCGACGCGGCGGGCCTCTACTTCCCCGGGGACGAGATCCTGATGCCCGTGGCCCCCGCGCCCGCCTTCGACTTGGAGAAGAACCTGCAGACCTTCGAGCGCCTACTCCGGCTCGAGCCGCGCACCCTCCTGTTCAGCCACTCCGGCCCGCACACGAAGCCCAAGGAGGCCATCGAGCGGATGATGACCCTGTACCCGGCGTGGTCCCGGATCGTCAAGGAGCGGCTTGGGACCGCAGGTGAGGACGCCGTCCTCCGGGAGATGTACGAGATGACGGTCCGCGGCCCGAGTCGCTACACGCGGGAGTTCCTCGAGCGCCGCATCCGCACGAGCATCATGGGCCTGGCCGACTACCACGCGAGGATGGAGCATGCTGCCCCCCAGCGTTGA